In the genome of Vicia villosa cultivar HV-30 ecotype Madison, WI linkage group LG7, Vvil1.0, whole genome shotgun sequence, one region contains:
- the LOC131618653 gene encoding uncharacterized protein LOC131618653: LLVQVSFCCWVHLFPLSSEENTFRRKFDREEDLERAREHERQEEEGRAKPKGKGPPVQRKPLKHRDFEVNLESRLGKTQVVTPVAPLSQQVKCLHVLRIKVRVLRKFVAKGYK, translated from the exons TTGCTGGTTCAAGTTTCCTTTTGTTGTTGGGTTCATCTCTTCCCTTTGTCCAGTGAAGAAAATACATTCAGAAGAAAATTCGATCGTGAAGAGGATCTCGAACGAGCTCGGGAGCATGAAAGACAG GAGGAAGAGGGTCGAGCAAAACCTAAAG GTAAAGGTCCTCCGGTGCAGAGGAAGCCCTTGAAACATAGGGATTTTGAAGTAAACCTTGAATCCCGCTTGGGAAAGACTCAG GTGGTAACGCCGGTTGCACCACTAAGCCAACAG GTAAAATGCCTCCACGTCTTGAGGATAAAGGTAAGAGTACTAAGAAAGTTCGTCGCCAAAGGATACAAGTAG
- the LOC131620309 gene encoding uncharacterized protein LOC131620309 has translation MKLMLQKEVNSPYPSSDFLVVVLELQSAHVHVLINCVEVKPYIELYNNFHYELTGEQATTTDIHAYFPSWFKQQLACNVESSPQLLHLRNLAEGPIKRAKKWHTYFVNRYKFHTDEWTEGKKTINSGVFVKGVTNGGEDDFYGVITHIYELEYNYLDSENKVVLFYCDWYDPSARGTKINKKI, from the exons ATGAAGTTAATGTTACAGAAAgaagtcaattcaccttatcCATCTTCGGACTTCCTGGTCGTAGTTCTGGAATTGCAATCTGCTCATGTTCATGTATTGATTAAttgcgttgaagttaaaccataCATTGA GTTATATAATAACTTCCATTATGAACTCACCGGTGAACAAGCAACAACCACTGATATACATGCTTATTTTCCATCATGGTTTAAGCAACAATTGGCATGTAATGTCGAATCATCTCCACAactactccatttgagaaacttggcTGAAGGCCCTATTAAACGTGCAAAGAAATGGCACACATACTTTGTAAACAGATATAAATTTCATACTGATGAATGGACAGAAGGAAAGAAAACCATAAATAGTGGCGTgtttgtaaaaggagttacaaatggtggtgaagatgacttctaTGGTGTTATCACACACATTTACGAGTTGGAATACAATTATTTAGATTCGGAAAacaaagttgtcttgttttattgtgattGGTATGATCCATCtgctagaggcacaaaaataaataaaaaaatataa